The DNA sequence TTCCCATACTGCAGATGACGGCCGAGAGAACCTCATTGCGGTACTTGGCCCTGGCGAAATCATTGGTGAATTAACCCTTTTCGATCTTGGCGCCCGTTCTTCAACTGTCACTGCGATTGCCGCGACAAGTCTACTGTCTCTATCACACAAGGACATGATGACTTACATTGATTCCCATCCAGCAATGGCGAAATCGATGTTGCGCGAACTGGCTCGTCGTCTTCGCACAACGAATCAGCAAATGGCTGATTTGGTTTTCTCCGATGTTCCGGGCCGTGTTGCAAAAGCCTTACTAGATTTGGCTGAGCGCTTCGGTGAGCGCACCCAAGAAGGCATTTATGTTGCCCACGATTTGACTCAAGAAGAGTTGGCTCACTTGGTTGGCGCATCACGCGAAACGGTTAATAAGTCGCTCGCTGATTTCACCTCACGCGGCTGGATTCGCCTTGAAGGCCGTGCCGTATTGTTGATTCAGGTACAGCGCCTACAACGCCGCGCTCACTAATACTCTTAAACGTTAAGAATGTTGGGGGATAGAACATAACTGTTCTATCCCCCAACATTCGTTTTATTTTAACGATCTAGAATATTTTCTGGGATCCAAAAGATCCGTGTGTTTTATTCTTTTTCTCGCTTCATGTAAGCAACTGGGTTTTGGCCACCATTTGGCCCTGGAATAACAGTGACAAGTTCCCAGCCATCTTCTCCCCATTGGTCCAAAATAGCTTTGGTGTTATGGACGAGAAGGGGCAATGTGACATATTCAAATTTCTTCATAATACTAGCCTACTGGCAAATAGCGTTGGAGGGAATATGTGTTGGTTAGCTGATGCGTGGTACTCGACCGGCACGTAATTCGACGGCGAGTTGTTCGGTGGAATTTTTTAACCTGTCAAACCAGTTATCTTCATCTGGATATCTGCGCAGTATGGCTCGACGTTCCCGTTCAGTTAAACCACCCCATACTCCAAAGGTAGCATTAGCATTCAATGCGTCTGCTAAGCATTCCAACCGAACCGGGCAAGAAAAACATACGTTACGCACTTGCCGTTGAGCAGCACCCCGTACAAAAAGCGAATCAGGATCCACATCAGAACATGCCGCATGAACAGCCCACGTCTGTTCTTCATATGCCAAGCTCATAATGAAAACCTTCCGAGCAGGGCCCCATCGCCCCACATTTGGTGACTTCTACCACTAGTATGCTACCGGTTTACTCGCAAAACGTCACATCGAAATTTTTTAAACATTATCAACGTCACGCGCGCGAAATAGAAATAGGCAGTATTCTAAACATATGGCACATCAAAAACGGAACTTGACCAAACAGCAAGCACTGGCTGCCTTGCTGTCCTTCTTCTTGCTCTGCGGACTAGGCGGAACCCTATTAGCGGCCATGGCGATCCCTGTTGCGGCGACGTCGGGCATGGCTGTTAACGCTGTGACGAAGGTTTTTGATGACTTGCCGACGCAAATTGATTTTACAACCCCCTCCGAAGCGTCTGTTATTGTCGCTGCCGATGGCACGAAACTGGCAAGCTTCTATTCCGAAAACCGTATTGTGGTAGCTTCTGAGGATATTTCTCAGTTCATTAAAGATGCCGCTGTGTCAATCGAAGATCAGCGTTTCTATCAACACAACGGAATTGACGCCCAAGGTATTCTAGGTGCTGCTTTTTCAAATTTGACTGGTTCTTCATCACTTGCCGGCGGCTCAACAATCACCCAGCAATACGTCAAAAATGCATTGATTGAAAAGGGGCGCATTGACGACGACGACGAACAGATTGCTGCCGCAACCGAACAAACTATTGCTCGTAAACTTAACGAAGCCCGTTTTGCAGTAGCGGTAGAAAATAACATGTCGAAGGATGAAATCCTTACTGCATATTTGAATATTGCGCAATTTGGTCCATCGCAATACGGCGTCGAAGCTGCTTCCCGTTATTATTATTCGAAACCGGCAAAAGACGTTACTTTGGAGCAAGCAGCGATGCTTGCGGGTATTACCCAAGCACCGGGGCGATGGGATCCAGTGACCAATCCAGAAGGCGCACTAACTCGCCGCAATACTGTTCTTAGCACAATGCTTGAACAAGGTTATATAGACCAGGCACAATACGATGCGGCTAGCGCTGTTTCTATCGAAGATATGCTCAGTGTATCGCCGGCCTACAATGGATGTGCGGAAGCTGGTATTTCTGCTAATTTCTGCGAATACGTTGTGCGCGATGTCTTAAATTCCGAACTTCTCGGCCAAACCCGTGATGAGCGTATCCAAAAACTATACCGCGGTGGATTAACGATTCATAGCACAGTCAATCCAGCTGACCAGCAAGCTGCTTACGATGCGTTGATTGCACAAGTGCCACTAGGCGATCCTTCCAATATTGACATGGCTCTTTCGTCAGTGGAACCAGGAACGGGTAAAATTCGTGCAATGGTACAAAATCGTCCATTTGGCAATCCTTCCGACGAAGAACCACTAGCCACGAAAGTCAATAACAATGTGGGTGAAGACATGGGCGGTGGCGCCGGGTTCCAACCTGGGTCCACATTTAAGATTTTTACACTCGTTGATTGGATAGCAAAGGGGCACGGACCAAACGATACTGTTAACGGTTCGCGGCAAATAACAATACCTGCCAATAAATGGAATATTTCATGCGCTCCAGGCTTAGCAGACACCTTTAGCCCATCTAATAACGCCGGAATTGGCTATGGCAATATGTCGGTCGTCAATGCTACGCGCAATTCGGTTAATACTGCATATGCAGATATGTCATCAAAACTCGATCTGTGTGACATTACTAAGACAGCCGAAGCAATGGGTGCACGTCAAGGCTCCTTCGTTAATGCCTCAATGATCGAAGATCTTCATCGTGCCGGGCTTACTAATGTTAAGGAAGGCGATATCACGCCAATCATTCCTCGCCCCACCCAGGTATTAGGAGTCAATCCAACAACGCCACTTTCAATGGCAGTTGCTGTTGCAACATTGGCGGCAGATGGCAATGCCTGCAAACCGCACGCATTTACCCAGATTACGGATCGTGATGGAAATGTTCTTGCCGACCAACAGCCCGAGTGCCGCCAAGTGATCGATAAGGATGTTGCGCGCACAGTTAATGGTGTTTTACAGCAAATTCCACAACCGGGTGCCACCGGCGCGGCAGCAGTACTGGCCGGCGGGCGCCCATCGGGTGGAAAAACAGGTACTACTGACGGCGCATACCATGCTTGGTATGTTGGCTACACGCCACAGCTAGCTTCCGCAGTGTGGAGCGGTCACATGACTGGAAATATTCCTATGCTCAACCTCGTTGTCAATGGAGTATTCCATGGCACTGTCTATGGTGGCACTTTAGCCGCTCCCGCATTCCGCTCATTTATGAATGCCGCACTAGCCAATGAACCGATTGTCTCTTTCGCTCGTCCAGAACATCCTGTTAAGCCAGCTGAAAAGACGGAAGAAGAGAAGAAGAAAGAGGAAGAGGAAGCCAAAGGTCCGGAAGTTCCGTCAACGATCGGCATGAGTGAAAGCGACGCTGTTGCTACCTTGCAAAGCGCTGGATATGTTGTTGCGGTAGGTACTGATTATTCTGACCAACCTGCTGGCACTGTTGCTCGGCAAGAACCAAGCGATCGCGCACAGCCAGGTACCCAAATTAACCTATGGCTTTCGATCGGCCCTCGTCCATGAAGCGTTTTCTCTCTCGAGCCTGCGCTCTGACAGCTGTTGCCGGCAGTGCAACACTGCTTGGCTCCCTATGCCATGCGCAGGCTTACACAGTTCGCCGACGCACCGTCGTCGTCAACCAACCCAAACTGGCTGAGGCTACCCAACTACGTATTCTCCACATTTCTGATCCTCATTTGCGAGCTCAGCAATCGCGTCGGCGTGCGTTCCTGAAATCCCTAGCTGACCTGCAACCTGATTTTGTGGTACTCACCGGCGATCTGATTTCTGAAGACGCTGCGATTGGACCACTATTAAATGATTTTGGACCACTATTAAATATCCCTGGTGCATTTGTTTTTGGTTCGAATGATTATTTTGGTCCAAAGCTAAAAAATCCGTTGCGTTATCTTTGGACACATACGGGTAAGGACGCTCATGCGGATGACGATTCTTCCCGGCAGGTACTTGCAACTGAAGATTTACGGCGGGGCTTGGGTAGCGGTGGCTGGGCGGATCTAAATAACTCTCGAAGTCGTTTAACTGCTGGACCATGGACATTAGACCTTGTGGGGGTCAACGATCCGCATATTGGTTTAGATCGCATGCCTGCACCAGCTACCTTTTCTATTCCGGAGTCTCCTTACTTGCGTTTAGGGCTAGCGCACGCACCATATCAGCGAGTGTTGACTGCGATGGCTGACGACGACGTCGATATAATATTTGCCGGGCATACTCACGGGGGCCAAGTTAATCTTCCAGGTTCGCACGCTCTTGTCACTAATTGCGATTTACCAACGCATTATGCCAATGGGTTATTCGAGTGGCCACCTCCGGGGAGGAACACT is a window from the Arcanobacterium buesumense genome containing:
- a CDS encoding penicillin-binding protein, producing MAHQKRNLTKQQALAALLSFFLLCGLGGTLLAAMAIPVAATSGMAVNAVTKVFDDLPTQIDFTTPSEASVIVAADGTKLASFYSENRIVVASEDISQFIKDAAVSIEDQRFYQHNGIDAQGILGAAFSNLTGSSSLAGGSTITQQYVKNALIEKGRIDDDDEQIAAATEQTIARKLNEARFAVAVENNMSKDEILTAYLNIAQFGPSQYGVEAASRYYYSKPAKDVTLEQAAMLAGITQAPGRWDPVTNPEGALTRRNTVLSTMLEQGYIDQAQYDAASAVSIEDMLSVSPAYNGCAEAGISANFCEYVVRDVLNSELLGQTRDERIQKLYRGGLTIHSTVNPADQQAAYDALIAQVPLGDPSNIDMALSSVEPGTGKIRAMVQNRPFGNPSDEEPLATKVNNNVGEDMGGGAGFQPGSTFKIFTLVDWIAKGHGPNDTVNGSRQITIPANKWNISCAPGLADTFSPSNNAGIGYGNMSVVNATRNSVNTAYADMSSKLDLCDITKTAEAMGARQGSFVNASMIEDLHRAGLTNVKEGDITPIIPRPTQVLGVNPTTPLSMAVAVATLAADGNACKPHAFTQITDRDGNVLADQQPECRQVIDKDVARTVNGVLQQIPQPGATGAAAVLAGGRPSGGKTGTTDGAYHAWYVGYTPQLASAVWSGHMTGNIPMLNLVVNGVFHGTVYGGTLAAPAFRSFMNAALANEPIVSFARPEHPVKPAEKTEEEKKKEEEEAKGPEVPSTIGMSESDAVATLQSAGYVVAVGTDYSDQPAGTVARQEPSDRAQPGTQINLWLSIGPRP
- a CDS encoding metallophosphoesterase, translated to MKRFLSRACALTAVAGSATLLGSLCHAQAYTVRRRTVVVNQPKLAEATQLRILHISDPHLRAQQSRRRAFLKSLADLQPDFVVLTGDLISEDAAIGPLLNDFGPLLNIPGAFVFGSNDYFGPKLKNPLRYLWTHTGKDAHADDDSSRQVLATEDLRRGLGSGGWADLNNSRSRLTAGPWTLDLVGVNDPHIGLDRMPAPATFSIPESPYLRLGLAHAPYQRVLTAMADDDVDIIFAGHTHGGQVNLPGSHALVTNCDLPTHYANGLFEWPPPGRNTKQAQVIKGHGSVVLDEQMLVQISAGIGTSPYTPIRTFCAPEAIILDIIAV
- a CDS encoding WhiB family transcriptional regulator; this translates as MSLAYEEQTWAVHAACSDVDPDSLFVRGAAQRQVRNVCFSCPVRLECLADALNANATFGVWGGLTERERRAILRRYPDEDNWFDRLKNSTEQLAVELRAGRVPRIS
- a CDS encoding Crp/Fnr family transcriptional regulator, producing MDSTVLAHVELFRELDDAERADLLSLMSETTLKRGESLFHEGDSGDRLYVVTDGKVKLSHTADDGRENLIAVLGPGEIIGELTLFDLGARSSTVTAIAATSLLSLSHKDMMTYIDSHPAMAKSMLRELARRLRTTNQQMADLVFSDVPGRVAKALLDLAERFGERTQEGIYVAHDLTQEELAHLVGASRETVNKSLADFTSRGWIRLEGRAVLLIQVQRLQRRAH